The following nucleotide sequence is from Nycticebus coucang isolate mNycCou1 chromosome 8, mNycCou1.pri, whole genome shotgun sequence.
ttatttcagataatgtattttgtaattctaaagttgcatttttaaaaatagatcccTTTTTTCTATTGAGAACTCTGATCTTTCCATTCATTTCAATAGCattcatgtttgcttcatagccAAGGGTTCTTACAACTGCTGTAAAGTCCTTgtctgataattccaacatctggGTCATCGCATTGTTGGtgcctgtttattttatttttccttcggTAGTGGATCCCTGGGTTCTATTATAATTCTCTAGAGAATGTcggctttttttttgaggcaatcaACCTGATTAGGAACAGACTGCAAATTTTGTCTCACCTGCTGCTAGTGATGATTTTGCAACTCtgttcattcttttcattttcatgccAGTccaacactttatttttttttctaaattttattataacTAGCATTGTActtattttaatcatttctcGTAGAGATAATGATATTTACCTTGTAGAGTTATTGCAGAGGCCGAATGAAATAGTGTACACAGAATCACATAGCAAGCCTTTTAGTAAATGGCGTTGTTCAAATTTCTTCTAGTGGACTCTCTGCCTGGCCTAACTGAAAATTAAGTGACATCTCTTTCACTTTATTGTAAGATTTGGTAATGCCTCATGTAGTATTCTACCACGTTACAGTGATGTTTTAAAAGGATTTGGTATTCTGGAATAAATCCGCTGGAATTGTCTCAGCGGCCTTCACTGGAGGAATATACTCTTACATCTTTGtgtatatcaaaatatatatCTTTGGTGATGTATATATCACCCCTTCGGTGAGATCAGACATCGTTGTGTGGCTATGTGTTTGTGGTAaagtatatataacataaaatttaccattttaactgcttttaagtgtacagttcattgGCATTAACTCTATTTCCAATGTTATACAACCATTACCACTATGcgtttccagaactttttcattatcccaaaaagaaaccctgtactcATTAACAATAACTTCTCATTCttacccccacccccccgcccccccggTCTCTGGTAGCCCCTCAacgtctctatgaatttgcctattttagGTGCCTCATATAAGTGGAAGCTTAACCATATCTGGCCTTTTGTGCCCGATTGATCTCACGCAACATGATGTCTTCAGGGTTCGTCAGTGCTGCAGTATGCATCAGAATGTCATTCTTGAGTCCCTGCTTCTGCTTCTCTTAGATGGATATCGTGACCTACCCTTGGGCTTGTTTGCATTCATACCTCCTTAAGTATCTGTCAGCTATGTGTGGGGTCCATTCTATGACTTCTAGCCTAACTCATCTCTGCTTGACAGTTCACTTTCTGGCCTAAAATGTGGTCTGCTTGTTTAGCAAACAGCCTCTGTATATTCTGCTGTTTTCCTGGGGGCTCGCTGTTTTATTCCTGAGACTAAAAGGACAAAAGATATTCTCCCTGCCCTTTAACTGCTCAGAGTCTGGAGGATGTAGCAATCTAGACACTGAACCAAAATTAGGTTTTAATTGATTTATAGATTTTTACATCAAAGGCAttagagaattaaaaatgaaaacatgcatATTGTTTAAAATTTATGCAATAAGGGAtggcctgtggttcaaaggagtagggcaccggccccatatgccggaggtggcaggttcaaacccagagccggccaaaaaaactgaaaaaaaaaaaaaataaaaataaaaataaaaaaattatgcaataaTTATTCGAGAAGAATAAGCACATATGAAACCCACACTATCCTGGATTGCCTAGGTGATGTGAAATAACAAATTGAGAAGAATATTAGTAAGGATATGGGCAGGGTGCTGTGGTAAAGACTTGGGGAGGTAGATGGCAAGCCAAATTTGCTGATCAGGGAAGGCCTGGGTGAGGAAGAGGCCCTTGAGGGGAGGCCGGCAGCTGAGGAAGAACTCATCTGGGGAACACCCGGGCAGAGCGTCCGGCAGAGGGCCTGCTCCGTCTGTGTGTGCGCCTCCTGACTGTCCTCAGCTTTGGTGGTCAGGTCTCAGCCACACACTTCTTCTAGGAAGCCCATTTGGAAGACCATTCTGGCATCCCACATGCCAGATTTACATGCTTTGTTCTGTTCTTCGTTCTTAAGGCTTCGTGTGCCTTCCTTTcatagcattcacctcacttCTAATGCTAATTATTTGCGTTGGTATTTCTTGAATGCTTTTCCCTTTACTGGCTGTGTTCTACCAGGGTGTAGGATGCATCTCTCTTATCCATCACTTAATCCGCAGCACGATTAACTGTCACTTAATAATCACTTAACAAATAGTTgttaaagaatgaaagaatgctGTTTGAGTATCATATAGCATTGATACGCTATTGTTGGAGCATTTAGTTTTTGAAAGCAGCGGGGCTCAGACCTGGTATGAACCATCTCATGTTGTGAAGTCAGCTTTTTCTTGGCAAGAGAACACTGACCGGGTCGCCAGGGTTGACATGGGTTCACAGTGACCGAGTTATTCAAGAAGGGCATTCCagggctggctgattggataggATAAGAAGGTAACactgtcttttctgtcttttttgtgtctttttgaAAAGAGTAGCTGTTCATCTGACCTAGGAATCAGTGTGCGGCATGAGCTCAGGAAGCAAAGCATGATAACCCGGAAAGGGGAGACCCCACTATAATCGGATAACAGGGTGCACATTATTTCGTCTAACCTACTGCTGATTAGAGTGAGTGCGTGTGAGGCAGGCTGGGGTCCCAAGAGCTTCAGATCTGAAATACCTGTTTAAGCTGTCCTTAAATTACTTTTCAAGTCATTGGTCTTTTGAGACCTATGTTGGACTGTTGTGCCCAGGAATTCTACAAAGACCATACtgccaaacaagttaaatttaaagaggagtccttttattgaagagctagCCGGTGACTGCCTCAgggtcccaacatggggtttttgggagcagccccgagtgcttaaggggtcTGGATTGTAAGgcctggtctgcatcctggttggcacaggctgtccaggtgcatccgGGTCAGCTAGCaggcaagcattgtacagaagcagaatttggtGGTTAGTTAATCATATGTCattcatctttgttttaatattctttccACCTGGTATTGTCTAAAAGTCAGCCTGGGACAGTCGGTTTGTTTCCTAGgcagttagtcaagcaagaagttagtgagtactttcccatctatcttgggagtgaaccagactcaCTCCATTTcgttgagggcttgcagcccaggaatttgtcaggagttaactggtatttttccattatagcctaggtcTAACaggattaagaaataaaaatgattctgtTATTTCCTGTCCCCCAAATGTTGGAGTGTGTATTGCCAGCCTCCATGGAGAGACAAAGGTAGACTTGAGTTAATAGTCATGCCCAGAGATGTCCACCTTTTAAGAGAAACTTGTGTAAAAATTAGAACATAGAATGGTTGGAACTTTCAAAATTATATGGCAAgaaacattcctcttacagatgAGGCAGCTATGGCCCAGGAAGGGGAAATGGCTGTGTCAGGTCTCCCTGATGTGGGAGTGGGACCTATTAGTACCTAAAAGCCAGTCTGCTATCTTCCCACCATAGCCCcctgcttcagactcctgagcCAGGAGTTGATTCTGTCTCTGCACAAAAGGATGTCCCACTGCAAGACTGTATTTAAAGTTGATATTTATCCAGAAGAGGGTCACACAAGGTAGGGAGGGGTTTGCAAATCATGCAAACCTAAGGAACAGGTGACTTTATTCATTAAACGAATGTTTACCCAGTATGTACTATGGACCACGCAGTGAATTGAGTGCTGTGGATACAACAGAGAACCAGAGGGAAGTTCTTATTCTCATGGACATTATAATTCTGTAAGGCACAGACTCTAAACAAGTACACGTAACTGACTATGACAGTGGCTAGTgactaaaataaaacagaaagcagTTGGGGCACAGTGTGGTTGGgttcttttccctcttttatttgtGGGGTCAGTGTTACCTGAGCTGAGACCTGAACAGTGAGCAGGGCCAGAATGACCAGTAATGAGGGAGCAAAGAACAGGTGAACGTGGGGGATTGTGATGTGGGCAGAGTTAGGTTGGAGAAGTAGGTAGGGGTAGATCGTGTAGAGTCTTGTGGACCTCAGAGGAGTTTGGGTTGCATCTTAAATTAGAAGATAGCAGTTAGAAGCCATTGGATCTAATTGACATTATAAAGAAACCATTCCGGCTTCTGTGTGGAATTTTGTGATGATGCAGGTGAGAGGTGATGGATCTGGGGAGCAGGGCAGTAAAAAGAGCAGAGATACTAAGAATTGgcctgatacttggaagcacatctgAGAGCACAgggtgggaaggaaagagaggaatcAAGTTATTACTCTTGAGTTTTGTCTTGAGCAACTGGGGAGATGGTGACGTTTTCAACTTGAGATGGGAGACCCTGGGCGAAGGTTGAATAAATTACAGAACCTAAAGGAAACTAAGAAGTGAATGGGTTATGATTACTCTACAAATGTCTGAAAGGTGATGAAGAAGGAATTCGGTTTATTTCATAAGATTCTTGGTAACCTAATAAAGGTCTCTGAGAGACAGATTTCAGGTTAGTTGTAGATTAGGAACTCTTTGTTTGTTAGAATGATCTGAACATGACAGAAACTGCCTAGGAGGAAGTGGTGTCTGTCACCCAAATTGTTCAAGCTGAAACTGTGAGACCATCTGTTAGTCAAGAGAACATATAATTTATTGTCCAGTTCAGGACACATTTGACAGTGAAATGGTATGCTCTTAATTATGCTTAGGTAACAGATATAAATCTGGACAGCCCTGGTTAACAGTGACCTGTGTTCATCCTGCCTTATTCTTACTCATCCTAGAGGCTCTTTGGAGGGGATGCTTGGGGTACAGGCTGAAACTGGGCAACCTCTTGGCATCCCTCCGTATCTAAGGCTGTGAAGATCCTCGgtacattttatttaacaaaaaggtATTGATGCGTAGCTTCTGTGGGTTAGTCAAGTCCACTCATAATACAGGGGAACTCCGTGCAGAGttcccctcccatccccaccccGCCTTACTTGCTCCTCTCCTTCACCTGCAAGCTTGACTTTGCTTGGGTGCCCTTTTGTGGGCTCCCATAACTCCCTGAGCTTCTCATCGCCACAGTACTTAGCACAGGTTAAAATCATCTgcctatttgtctgtcttcccatCTGGATTGTATGCTTTTCTTCTGTATCCCCAGGGCCTAGCACAGGGCTGGCATAGAATAGATAGATGCTcatcaaatgtttgttgaatgaatggatggcaTCATGAATCCATTCTGTAGATTTCTAAAAAGGTACCAAACCTACACATATGTACCTATCTATTGAGTGCTTATTATATTAAATCTTCACAGCAAGCCTAGTAGataaattcttattttactgATAGAGGAAACAGGCACACAGAGAAAAAATACTTGTCCAACCAACATCGCATGGCCAGTCATGTAGTAGAAGTGCCAGGATTGGCACCCAGAACTCTCTAACCCCTTGGCTCAAGTGCCTACTATATCCCCTTCCTCAAGACTTACCATATAGACCtgacacagtggcttatgcctataatcctagttctCTAGGAGTCCGAGCTGgctgtattgcttgagctcaggagttcaagaccaacctgagcaagagagagaccccgtctctgggcagcgcctgtggctcagtcggtagggtgccagccccatatgccaagggtggcgggttcagacctggctccggccaaactgcaaccaaaaaatagccgggcgttgtggcgggcacctgtagtcccagctactcgggaggctgaggcaagagaatcgcttaagcccaggagctggaggttgctgtgagctgtctgatgccatggcactctaccgacggcaatagggtgaaactctgtctctacaaaaaaaaaaaaaaaaaaaaaaaaagacagagaccccgtctctactaaaaatagaaaaactagccaggtgttatgatgggcacctatagtctcagctacttgggaggctgaggcaggaggattgcttgagtccaggagttcaaggttgctgtgagctatgacattatggcactctagccacggtgacaaagtgagactcgaaaagaagaagaaaaaaaatgacttaccATACACTATATTAGCAGTTTAAAGATTCTGAGAAGTTTTGCAATTACAAACTAGTTTAACTGTGACTAACCCAGTGCTTTTCTGACTACTGTGACTGTTTTGATGGTGGAACCTTTTTTCCTCTGAACCTACTTGCATATTGTGGAAGACTGTTATGAAACAGCTGCTGGAAAATGCTTAAATAGTGGAAGGAGTTATGAATTGAAAACCTGCAGCCATGGGTTTTTCTTTCCCTGACGCTTCCACTATCTGCCacttttcacttttctatttttccatctgtaaaatgagggagtTTCAATAGATGGTTCCCCAGATCCTTCTTCCCACCTTTCAAATCCCATGATGTAAGCATGCACATCTTAAGTACGCAGCAGTGCTGGGAAAACGGTGGCTACCTGAGAGTGAGAGCCAGGTTTCTACTCTTCTGATGACCGCGTTTGCTTCACCGGCTCTCACTTAGGAAGATGCCCAGTATTGTTAAAATAGGCAGAGGTTTCCGGTACTGCATTCTTCTTCCAAGTCTATCCTGCCACAGGTGCAAAATGTCCAGCTGCAGGGGGAAGTGGGATGTGCCAGGCTGGCGGCCTGAGCAAGTTAGTTCTGCAGAGTGCTCAGAACTGGGTCTGTGCTCTTGGAGCTCTGAGCTGAGATTGGCTAGTACAGCACCAGCCTGTCGTTTGAAGAGGCAGCAATTGAGACTCGGCGTTCTGTGACCCTTTGCAGATGCCTATCCCTGACCCTGGGCAGGAAGTACAGAGGTCATCTCAGGCTGTGAGCCCGCGCCGTCCTTTATTATGATGCCCTATAGGAtgagaatgttcttcttttttctcttttttataaataataggTAGGATCATTCATATTGCGGTTTACCCCCAAAACAACCTGTGGGGGAGACTTTGCTGTTCTTCAAATACCTTTTTTATGTTCTGTCTTCTGTTTGACCCCTCTTCTCTGAAGCTTCAGAGCTTGTAAGgctggaaaaaatagtacaaaaGCAATCAGGCAGCATTCTGACTTTCTGTAATTTTCCGGTTTTATACATTGGGAAGGATCTGTAAGTAAGCATAGCGATTTAAGGAACCCTCCATGGAGCCTCCTCATAAAGAGTTGTAATAAATGCCTTTGTCTTGGGTGTCATGATTTATATGTACATTCAGTCCTGTTTTAAGAGGGAGGCTAGCCACACCATCTATTAATGTTGTAGGtttgtaaaaatgatttttagcaAGGGTTATAAAGACTACACACTCTTAGGTATAGTGATACCAATTCTGGAAATTTAGCAAGATGTTCACTATGTTATCTATAATAGCAAAGTAAAACCCAAGAAGCAACAACAGATAAAGTTAAATATAGCCTGAGTGGTTCAGTCTTAGGAGATTAATTAGTACATTATGGTACATTGGcatgacaaaaatattttatagccaCTAAAAATGATCATTGTGAAGTTCAGATGTAatgtaggaaaatatttaataaaataatgaaaacaatccatatgtaatttagaaaaactataaaagtatATGCTTATTGATGAAACTGAAAggtgaattataaaaataaaatttgtaataggatggtgaatgtatttattttttaatgaacatttatttaatattgctTACTTTTTCAGTGTAAAATTCTTAGCTCAGTTCTCTGGAGGTAATACAGACattaaaaaagtacaaaaaagaacattaaatatAACCCATAATCTCACCACCCAGAAATAATCattgcaaatattttaatatatacactACTAATATATTCTTGGGATGTGTGACACGGTATGTGTGTCTATTTatggttgtaattttttttttttttgagactgagtctcacactgtcacccttggtagagtgctgtggcatcacagctcacagcaacctcaactcttgggcttactcaattctcttgcctcagcctcccaagtagctaggactacagtgccCGCCACCATCCCGGCTacttttgttgtggttgtcattattgtttagcatgcccagtctgggttcaaacccaccagccccagtacatgtggccgatgccctaaccactgaggtatgggcaccgagcctctgggtgtattttattttattttttttttgtagagacagagtctcactttatggccctcggtagagtgctgtggcatcacacagctcacagcaacctccaagtcctgggcttaagcgattctcttgcctcagcctcccgagtagctgggactacaggcatccgccataacacccagctattttttggttgcagttcagccggggcctggtttgaacccgccaccctcggtatatggggccggcgccccactgactgagccacaggcaccgccccgcctCTGGGTGTATTTTTAAGTGGATTTGTACAAACATTTTTTAtaactggcttttttcactttcagtaaaggtaaaaaacaaacatttattcaaatgATTGCATCTTTTTCTGCACATAATTTTAATGACTATGATATAAGTGACTCACCCAGTGTCCTCGCTGAAATGCATGTGATGTAGGCTTTTGCTGAGTGTTGTCACGTTGCTTTCAAGGTGGTTATATCAGTTTGCGCTGTCACTTATTTGcccaaaaaagtaaaacattatttttaaagaataaaaaatgtttttctcgtattttcatttttttaaagctccaaATCTACTCCCCACATCCCCAGCATTATGCAGGTATCAGCTGACTTTTAAAGGTTCTTTGAGTCCAGCAATTCCGTGGATCATTCTTTGCATGTTGTCCATAGTGAATGTGCACAGCGTTTCCACTCCCTTCTTAAAGACGTGAACTGTTCCGAATATCCCAATTGTGTGCCTTGGGAATGCAGTGTATTATAGAGTGAGGAATTACACCAAGAACTGAAATAAACAGTATTGAAAAATTTCAGGTCTTCcttcaattttataaatatttgtgccCTATATGAAAAAGCATGCATTTTCCTCTCCCATGCAGTCTATTAAGTTGTCAGGATACCTCCTTTAggatttaatttgaaataagcTGTCAGATTTGACTGCCTATTTTGATGTTGaatttgtttttaccttttatttaagCTGTATTCTCCAACCTTCCACACTTGCATTGGGTGCTGAAGAAAGATTTTTACTTACTTTGTGCTGGTTattctatttaatttctccagttGCTAAATTCTCCGTTGGCTTTATTTATACTTCATAAATTTGAACAGATCTGCAATTTCTGATTGTTCACCAATGCCATTTGAAAAATTCTCTCAGGCTGTTTTTATAGGGGTAACTGTCATGTTTATACTATGTTTCAAGAAACGTCCatctttttaatttgcttgtctaaatgcatttaatttttaagttgtgCTTTTTCGCAACGGGTTTGCCGCCAGAACACAGGTGTTGTGAAAACCGCCCATACGATccaaaatggggaaggaaaagaCTCATATCAACATCGTTGTCATTGGGCACATAGATTCGGGCAAGTCCACCACTACTGGCCATCTGATCTACAAATGTGGTGGCCTTGACAAGAGAACCAttgaaaaatttgagaaagaGGCTGCTGAGATGGGAAAGGGCTCCTTCAAGTACGCGTGGGTCTTGGATAAACTGAAGGCTGAACGTGAGCGTGGTGTCACCATTGATATCTTCCTgtggaaatttgagaccagcacaTACTATGTTACTATCATTGATGCCCCAGGACACAGAGACTTTATCAAAAACATGATCACAGGCACATCTCAGGCTGACTGTGCTGTCCTGACAGTTGCTGCTGGTGTTGGTGAATTTGAAGCTGGTATCTCAAAGAATGGGCAGACCCGTGAGCAGGCCCTTCTGGCTTACACACTAGGTGTGAAACAACTAATTGTTGGCATTAACAAGATGGATTCCACTGAGCCGCCCTACAGCCAGAAGAGATACGAGGAAATCGTTAAAGAAGTCAGCACTTACGTTAAGAAAATTGGCTACGACCCTGACACAGTAGCATTTGTGCCAATTTCTGGTTGGAATGGTGATAACATGTTGAAGCCAAGTGCAAACATGCCTTGGTTCAAAGGATGGAAAGTCACCTGGAAGGATGGCAATGCCAGTGGAACCACGCTGCTTGAAGCTCTGGATTGCATTCTGCCACCAACTCGTCCAACTGACAAGCCCTTGCGTCTGCCTCTGCAGGATGTCTACAAAATTGGTGGTATTGGTACTGTCCCTGTGGGCCGAGTGGAGACTAGTGTTCTCAAACCTGGCATGGTGGTCACCTTTGCTCCAGTTAATGTTACAACTGAAGTAAAGTCTGTTGAAATGCACCATGAAGCTTTGAGTGAAGCTCTTCCAGGATACAACATGGGCTTCAATGTCAAGAATGTGTCTGTCAAACATGTTCGTCATGGCAATGTTGCTGGTGATAGCAAAAATGACCCACCAATGGAAGCAGCTGGCTTCACTGCTCAGGTGATTATCCTGAACCATCCAGGCCAAACTAGTGCTGGCTACGCTCCTGTACTGgattgtcacacagctcacattgcCTGCAAGTTTGCTGAGCTGAAGGAAAAGATTGACCGCCGCTCTGGTAAAAAGCTGGAAGATGGCCCTAAATTCCTGAAATCCGGTGACGCTGCCATCGTCGATATCGTTCCTGGCAAACCCATG
It contains:
- the LOC128591708 gene encoding elongation factor 1-alpha 1-like, yielding MGKEKTHINIVVIGHIDSGKSTTTGHLIYKCGGLDKRTIEKFEKEAAEMGKGSFKYAWVLDKLKAERERGVTIDIFLWKFETSTYYVTIIDAPGHRDFIKNMITGTSQADCAVLTVAAGVGEFEAGISKNGQTREQALLAYTLGVKQLIVGINKMDSTEPPYSQKRYEEIVKEVSTYVKKIGYDPDTVAFVPISGWNGDNMLKPSANMPWFKGWKVTWKDGNASGTTLLEALDCILPPTRPTDKPLRLPLQDVYKIGGIGTVPVGRVETSVLKPGMVVTFAPVNVTTEVKSVEMHHEALSEALPGYNMGFNVKNVSVKHVRHGNVAGDSKNDPPMEAAGFTAQVIILNHPGQTSAGYAPVLDCHTAHIACKFAELKEKIDRRSGKKLEDGPKFLKSGDAAIVDIVPGKPMCVESFSDYPPLGRFAVRDMRQTVAVGVIKAVDKKAAGAGKVTKSAQKAQKAK